The segment ACGTTTTTGGGTGGGCTGACTGGATCAAATCTTGTAAATGAATGATAACGTTTCAGCCGCGTGAAAACGCTACATTTGATCCTTTGTGCTAACCTCGTTCTACCATCTTGATCTCGGAAGCTTACAGGACGGTGGATGAGGCTCGTTCATTCTTTGTCCATCCATAACACATTTACCAAATAACCACCACCTGGAAACCCATTTGTAGTGCTACTGATAAATACTGGGCCAGGATGGTAAAGATGTCAATGGATCACTTTTTGGTTGAATTCAGCGCAGGCCGTAGGTCTTTGGGATGACATACAATAACATGATTGTCTCTATCATGCCGATGAACTGTATGTGGAGATACGTTGCCCTGTTTAGATTACATTTTTCAGGGTTAGAAAGGGAATTAGGATATGACTAAGGGAATATAGAAATAATATAGCGTTAGTGGGATTTGCACGAAACTAAAACATAAACACAAGCTGAAGTAAAacgtcccagaaatgttccatacgcacaaacaGCTTCTCTCCAATTTttgtacatccctgttagtgagtatttctcctatgccaagataatctgtccacctgacaggtgtgcatatcaagaagctgattaattaAACcgcattattacacaggtgcactttgtgctggggacaataaaaggccactctaaaatgtgcagttttgtgtcACAACACCACGGATGTCTCAACTTTTTGAACCTGGTTGGTAACTTGCTTACTATCTCAAGGTTTTGGTCCAGACTCCAGCTGCGAAACACGGCTATATTTCACTGCACCGGCCGACTGAAGGTAATGGACAAGTAGGCTAGCTACGATTAGTTTGGATATTTCAGACTCTCCTGACGTAGCTTGTAGGAGATCACCAAGTAACATGGAGTTTAACAATAACACAAGAAGACATTCATTTCTCCAGTCCATATATAGAATAGAAGGGACAACAATAGAAATGGAATAATATTGTCCTCACTTACGCAGTGAAAAATTGTCAAGACTCCAGCcacactagtcatagactgttcttccTGCACCGgtgtgccaagtctaggtccaaaaggcttcttaacagcttctaacccaaagccataagactgctgaacagttaatcaagtGGCTAcacggactatttacattgacccccgaACCCCACGTTGCTGCTGCTCGctgtttatctatgcatagtcactacaaattgccttgactaacctgtacccccccaaACATTGacccggtatcccctgtatatagcttcgttATTTTATTACTTTTAActttttatttagtaaatattttcttacctgcattgttggttaagggcttgtaagtaagcatttcacggtaaggtgaacctgttgtattcagctcatgtgacaaataaaatgtgactgTCACAAAGGGTCTTTCTTTCcgtttcccatctctcctccccccatcCACTCTCCCAACCCCTGCAGGACTACACCTTGAatgaagtgccttgctcaagggcacatctgcAGATTTTTCACCTCGTCGGCTTAGGGATTTGTACCAGTgacctttcgattactggcccagTGCTTTTttgaaccgctaggctacctgctgacccTGCCTGTTCCGCCCCTGACCAAGAAAAAAATAGTttgcagctgaatctagttgatgatccaaatgtatttataaagcacttcgtacatcagctgatatctcaaagtgctgtacagaaacccagcctaaaaccccaaacagcaagcaatgcaggtgtagaagcacagtggctaggaaaaactccctagaaaggccagaacctaggaagatacctagagaggaaccaggctatgaggggtggccagtcctcttctggctgtgccgggtggagataacagaacatggccaagatgttcatccCTATTgggttctggttaaaagtagtgcactctgtagggtttagggtgcCCAGACAGACTCCATGAAGACTGACATGAATTGGATGTGGGAGAGATGAATGGTTCAATTGAAACAGGAGACACTAATGTATTTAAAGGACATATAAGGAATGTGAATGAGTTACTTCAGAAATCAATTTGATACATTTTTATTCTTAGTTTCTTAAACCTCTGAAAGTTCTGATTCAGTAATATTAAAACACAGTACACATGTAACACCCATGATTTAGACATACTATTAATGATATTGTGTACATATATATTCACTATATTTTTACAGTACATATTCTGGAGCTGATTTGTGCTTTAGTTCTTTATTTCGATGAATTCAAGCTCTTATTGCAAAATAAACATATCACAGTGAAGTCTGGAGTAAATCAAAGGTTTTAATTCCCGGTTTAATTCcctttacatttattttacaccACAGACATAAAAATGAAGGTCAACAGAACGTGAGATTTCATAATTGACACAAGTACAAATGAAGGACAGAAGTAACTGCATGTTTCAGCCACAGCACTCAGACCGTGTGTCTTACTACAGTAGAAACGGCTGTCTAAATACCCTCATTCTACACCGTTAAAATCAAACCCATTATTCCATTGTTATAATACAGTAATACTAACAATGAAGTTATCCACCCCTACCGAGTAGATCTGAGAGGAATGTGAAGTCTCGCTGTGTGTCCATGCTCCACCGTGTTCCTCAAGTCATCATCGTTCATCAGTGTCTTATATAAGCACGAGCAGCGTCCTcattgtcagtcagtcagctgaggTACAACTCTCAGAAGACGGGTCCTGGCCCAGTCTATTGAAGTCTATGGTGAGCATCTCTAAATGAGCATTCCAGGCAAATTCGGGGTATCCTGGTGAGGCAAAAGAGTAGGCTGCACTTTACAGGCTAGAGTCGTCATTCTTCAAACACTGGTCAGACGTAGATATAAGTAGAGTAGATTCACGGACCAGCAGGTCAGCTGTAGATCTAGGTGAAGTAGATTCATAGGCCAGCATGTCATGAAGTAGTAGATCTAGGTGAAGTAGATTCATAGGCCAGCATGTCATGAAGAAGTAGATCTAGGTAAAGTAGAGTCATAGGCCAGCATGTCATGAAGTAGTAGATCTAGGTGAAGTAGTTCATAGGCCAGCATGTCATGAAGAAGTAGATCTGGATAAAGTAGATTCATAGGCCAGCATGAAGATGTAGATCTAGATGAACTAGGTAGATAGTAGACATGCCGTGGGTTTCTGAAGCTTTAATCCGAGGGGTGCTCTGGACACGAACGATTCACCTCAAACCACTCGTCTATACACCTGAGAGccggagagagagggaaccaCGAGTAAAATAACAGCATCTTActgtgatcgtgtgtgtgtgtgtgtgtgtgtgtgtgtgtgtgtgtgtgtagttaccctTTGTGGTAGATACAGAGACAGGGCAGTCTAGCGATGGtgtctccctgctccatctcgtCTAGACAGATGGCACACTCCTCACTATCCTTCTCCAGAACGTCCTCtgggacaaaacacaccacattaTCATCACCATCCTGACATCACTACCATGCTAGCCAATCAGAAGGCCAGACGGACAGGCAGACTAAAAAGACataacacacacgcatacagtcacacactgaccgTTGTAGGCGAGTCGTGGCTTGGTGAGACACATGATCAGGTGGATCTCCATCTCATCTGACACCAAAAACTTACTGCACACAGGACAGTGGAACCCTGGGAAATATAGAACCGGACATGTcagcgctcacacacacaaataggtCATAGGTCAACCATTGGTCCTCTTCTTATCTGCCCAGCGAGGGGGGTGAGAACAGCCCAgcgaggagagtgtgtgtggggggggtgagaacagcctagtgaggggaggggggggtgagaacagCCTagcgaggggagggggtgagggggtgagAACAGCCTagcgaggggagggggtgagaacagCCTAGcgaggggggggtgagaacagCCTagcgaggggagggggtgagaacagCCCagcgaggggagggggtgagaacagCCCagcgaggggagggggtgagaacagCCTagcgaggggagggggtgagaacagCCTagcgaggggagggggtgagaacagCCTAgcgaggagaggggggggagggggtgagaacagCCCAgcgaggagagggggtgagaacaGCCCagcgaggggagggggtgagaacagCCCAgcgaggagagggggtgagaacaGCCCagcgaggggagggggtgagaacagCCTagcgaggggagggggtgagaacagCCCagcgaggggagggggtgagaacagCCCagcgaggggagggggtgagaacagCCCagcgaggggagggggtgagaacagCCCAGCGAGGGGGGGTGAGAACAGCCCGCCATGAGAACAGCCCagcgaggggagggggtgagaacagCCCagcgaggggagggggtgagaacagCCCGCCATGAGAACAGCccagcgaggggagggagaacaGCCCAGCGAGGGGGTGATAACAGCCCAGTGAGGGAAGGGGGTGATAACAGCCCAGCGAAGGGGTGATAACAGCCCAGCGAGGGGGTGATAACAGCCCAGCGAGGGGGTGATAACAGCCCagcgaggggagggggtgagaacagCCCGCCATGAGGGGTGATAACAGCCCAGcgaggggaggggggtgagaacaGCCCAGCGAGGGGCCCAGGGGGGGTGATAACAGCCCGCCATGAGAACAGCCCAGCGAAGGGAGGGATAACAGCCCAGCGAGGGGTGATAACAGCCCAGTGAGGGAAGGGGGGTGATAACAGCCCAGCGAAGGGGTGATAACAGCccagtgaggggagggagggggtgagaacagCCCAGATTTCTTGTTGTGAAATAAGATGTGGTGTAGACAGTCAGGCCAAGGAATACACACGTACCTCCCAGTAGGTTAGGGGACAGGTGAAGTGGTAGAGAGCCAATCATCAGCtggtgttctcctctctcccagtctggCTCCTCCTGGTCCAGACTGTTACCGAACACATCCGTCCTGCTCCGCCCGCCATGAGTTACATTAAtctggtggacacacacacacacacacgtcaagatACTGGACATAGAGATGACTGAATTACACAGGCATAACTGACCATGTTTTAAACCTGTGTACCacatagactgtgttagcctCCTGAACTAAAAGCCTTGGCATTGGCTTGGTGAGCTAAaacaagactgtgttagcctcCTGAACTAAAGTCATGGCATTGGCTTGGTGAGCTAAaacaagactgtgttagcctcCTGAACTAAAGCAAATGGCATTGGCTTGGTGAGCTAAaacaagactgtgttagcctcCTGAACTAAAGCAAATGGCATTGGCTTGGTGAGCTAAaacaagactgtgttagcctcCTGAACTAAAGCCATGGCATTGGCTTGGTGAGCTAAaacaagactgtgttagcctcCTGAACTAAAGCCATGGCATTGGCTTGGTGAGCTAAaacaagactgtgttagcctcCTGAACTAAAGCCATGGCATTGGCTTGGTGAGCTAAaacaagactgtgttagcctcCTGAACTAAAGCCTTGGCATTGGCTTGGTGAGCTAAAACAAATCTCCATGTGTCAGGCAGTTACTCATCATGTAACTGTTGTCCCAAACCACTTCCATTACACTCATACACACCTGGTGGTAGGAGCTGGGTCGGTTCCATCCGGTGTAGTGAATTTGGGGCCCACCAGGCCCAGCTGTGTATCTGAACACTGGGGTAGTGCTGCCTCCAGAGGAGGGGACAGGGCTAGAATATGCCCGGGTTCGACTCTCAGCCATGGGACTACTCTGCCTGACACCCATGAtggctcctgtcctgttctgatgtccacaAAATATGAAGTCCTGTAAGGTCTGTGTGAAGTCCTGTAAGGTCTGTGTGAAGTCCTGTAAGGTCTGTGTGAAGTGCTGTAAGGTCTGTGTGAAGTGCTGTAAAACAGAAGTTCtagccagtcctctacagtcTCATAAAGCTTTCCAAAATCCCATCGAGGGTCAGGTGTTGAAAATGGTCCTACACACTGTGCAAAGTTTTAGATAATTGTTTATTCGCTATATCAATTTGATTATATCGGTCCCTATTCAAATAAACCATAAATAGCCTCGGAAAAATGCTGGAAACTCGATGtcacaatagagagacagagagcgcatGACTGTGTCCAGTCCAGCAGTCGTGTAGACAGCCAAAACAAAGGGAAACAGACAAAGAAATATCAGTGGTTTGAAAAGTCAATAAAAGTAACCTCCAATATAGAACGGAATTATTTTCGATGGACAAAATGCACTCCCAGCTCGCTGCTTCAGGTCGAAGTGTATTATTGCGTCGCAGAATTATTCCAATATTCCATGCGCTTTGGTCATGGGTGGTTTGCCGCACAACAACTCAACAACTCCTACACCGCGACTGTCCCACTTTAGTGACTATATGTACACTTCTCCATTACAAACTGAATTTAAAATATAGGCTATTACAATCTCACGAAGAAAGCGGCGTCGCTCTTGAGTTCGAGCTGCTCTGCTGTAGTCTATCTAGTCTGCTGACTGTGATTGTTGACGAGAGAGAAGCAGGAGCTGCCCTAATGCCCTCttcctcttgtgtgtgtgtgtgacaggtcaaGTGACGTCAACCCCATGAGCAACAGTTGCACGGACACAGATCATTACACAGCGTTTCCAAAACGATGTCTTCACGACCCCAAGCGGTGCGTGCACGTGTTGGTCTTTGCCCGAACAGTACTCAGCTGATAAAAATTATCAcggcttgatgattagtttatTATTTGAATGAATGGTGTAGTGATAGGGAAAAAACTAACCATGCAgggagtttgggaaaccctggatAGACATAGTAGGTGTTAATGAAAAGCCAGTCAAATATGACATTAAATATGTAATATAGATTGTATTTAATATGTACGGTGTATTTGCATAGAAAGTCAGACTCGTTGCTTCCTCCAACAGTTATATTGAATGCCTTCATACACACTGGAGgtcaaacagaaaacacacattAGATTAGCTTGaacaaaaaaattaaataattAAAAACAAATCAAGAGACATGTTTATAGGACAAAGTAAAGACTTTAAACTATTCAGAGAGCAAGTTAAATGTATTATAGTTGCCATGTTCAgagatacagtgcctttagaGTAGAAAGCactgtattcataccccttgaaatactccacattttgttgttacagcagGGCTATTCAATTCTTACCCTACAGGTCCGAAGCCTGCTGGGTTTCTGTTCTACAGATAATTAAttacacccacctggtgtcccaggtctaaaccagtccctgattagaggtgaatcacccacctggtgtcccaggtctaaaccagtccctgattagaggggaatcacccacctggtgtcccaggtctaaaccagtccctgattagaggggaatcgcccacctggtgtcccaggtctaaatcccTGAGTCCCTGattaaaccagtccctgattagaatcacccacctggtgtcccaggtctaaatcagtccctgattagaggggtgtcgcccacctggtgtcccaggtctaaaccagtccctgattagaggggaatcgcccacctggtgtcccagttctaaatcagtccctgattagaggggaatcgcccacctggtgtcccaggtctaaaccagtccctgattagaggggaatcgcccacctggtgtcccagttctaaatcagtccctgattagaggggaatcgcccacctggtgtcccaggtctaaatcagtccctgattagaggggaatcacccacctggtgtcccaggtctaagtcagtccttgattagaggggaatcacccacctggtgtcccaggtctaaatcagtccctgattagaggggaatcacccacctggtgtcccaggtctaaaccagtccctgattccctgattagaggggaatcacccaggtgtcccaggtctaaatcagtccttgattagggtgtcccaggtctaaaccagtccctgattagaggggaatcacccacctggtgtcccaggtctaaaccagtccctgattagaggggaatcacccacctggtgtcccaggtctaaaccagtccctgattagaggggaatcacccacctggtgtcccaggtctaaaccagtccctgattagaggggaatcacccacctggtgtcccaggtctaaaccagtccctgattagaggggaatcacccacctggtgtcccaggtctaaatcccaggtctaaaccagtccctgattagaggggaatcacccacctggtgtcccaggtctaaatcagtccctgattagaggggaatcacccacctggtgtcccaggtctaattCTGTCCCTGattaaaccagtccctgattagggggaatcacccacctggtgtcccaggtctaaaccagtccctgattagaggggaatcacccacctggtgtcccaggtctaaaccagtccctgattagaggggaatcacccatctggtgtcccaggtctaattctgtccctgattagaggggaatcacccacctggtgtcccaggtctaaaccagtccctgattagaggggaatcacccacctggtgtcccaggtctaattCAGTCCCTGattaaaccagtccctgattagaggggaatcacccacctggtgtcccaggtctaaaccagtccctgattagaggggaatcacccacctggtgtcccaggtctaaaccagtccctgattagaggggaatcacccacctggtgtcccaggtctaattctgtccctgattagaggggaatcacccacctggtgtcccaggtctaaaccagtccctgattagaggggaatacTGAACAATGCAGTGGGACTGGCTTCAAGGTCCAGAGGTTTAGATcacattgagatgttgtgtcactgtcCTTCACCAAACgccccataatgttaaagtggaataatgtttttagacatttttgctaattaatTTTTTAAAAAGGAACTaattctgtgtgcaataatagtgtttaacgtgatttttgaatgactacctcatctctgtacctcacacatacatctataaggtccctcagtcgagcagtgaatttcaaacacagattagaCCACAAACACCATGGAGATGTTTTCCAATGTTTCACAAAGAAGGGCAGCTATTGGTAAATGGGGTGAATAAACAgacaatgaatatccctttgaacatggtgacattattcattacaattcagtctgtaacacaacaaaatgtggaataagtcaaggctGTGTGAGTAcattctgaaggctctgtagataCATGTGTGGTTCGgtgtggtggaagaaggtgactGCAGGTAGACAGACGTTGCCTGTAGAGACAGATCCAGGATCTGTTTACCTTGCCCCTGTGATCACAACTTCATCCTACTCCTTCAGGGCCGTGGGGAAAgtaaaagcaaagcagtgcactgatggtggtgcacacacacacacacacacacacacacacacacacacacacacacacacacacacacacacacacacacacacacacacacacacacacacacacacacacacacacacacacacacacacacacacacacacacacacacacatagagcagCATTTGGCAGACCTCACAGCAGTACACATGGAACAGTTTCTACCGTAGGATTAcaattctgttctattcctcccTCTGCTTTCACCGCTGACATTGTTACAAGGACACAGCAATGTGCTGGTTAACATTGTGTGGTACAGTGGATGGTTACGGTACGGTGTTACAGTTGGATGGTTACGGTACGGTGTTACAGTTGGATGGTTACAGTACGGTGTTACATGGTTGACACTGACAGTTCTCTCGGTgcccaaaaatactgatttccgattgttatgaaaacttgaaatcggccctaattaattggccattccaattaatcggtcgacctctagtgtgtgtgtgtgtgtgggagggaggcagggagtgcACAATCTGGAGAGCAAAGCTTTTGAGAAGCaggctgtcctgtgtgtgtgtgtgagtatacaTTATGACTGTTTATAGTCGCTACAGGGGCGTTGGGACTGTGTGTTGTTGTAGGTGATGAGACCAGGGAATGGGTAGTTATTGTAGCCCTACTGGACACCTCATCTGTGGACATCACTGCTGGCTGACTCCCATTTGCTGGTGGTCTGCCTCTGGTTCCTCCTCCATGCCTGCATGGTACTGCTCAAAGGTCTCATCATCATCTATGTCTGGTAGACCCagcaactggagagagagagagagaaaataagagagggagagagaggtgagactcgagagaaagggagaagagagctTTAAAGCTAACTCCAGCCCTTCAAGATGGATCTgtatctgtggtccttctgtagctcagttggtagagcatggcgcttgtaacgccagggtagtgggttcgatccccgggaccacccatacgtagaatgtatgcacacatgactgtaagtcgctttggataaaagcgtctgctaaatggcatatattattatattattattattatattattattattatattatattgtatccTCCCTGTCAAAGAGAAGTGTAACCCAGTCCTGAAGAGCTTAGCGGCAGGGAGTGCAGGCTTTAGTTCCAGCCCTGCACTAACACATCTGGTTATGTTAAATGAAAGAGAAGACCCTCtaccacaccccccccccctccccaaaggtATCCAGcctatttgagtcatttagcagacgttcttatccagtggACTTACAGTTAGTAATGTATGTAAAGACATGAGGGAGAGGGTGACATTTAACAGTTGTTATGCTGTATTCTTTAGTAATGTAGTTGTAATATTGTGTATAGCGTTGTCTATGTACTTACAGGTCTAAAGGAAGTGAACACTTTGTCCAGGACCTCTAgaagtgttttctttccacagGAAGTGATGTAGTCCTGAGCTACCTGGAGGAATGGCAGGCAGTCCTCACTCTCACTCCATAcatgctgtacacacacacacacacacacacacacacacacacacacacacacacacacacacacacacacaca is part of the Oncorhynchus gorbuscha isolate QuinsamMale2020 ecotype Even-year linkage group LG09, OgorEven_v1.0, whole genome shotgun sequence genome and harbors:
- the LOC124042686 gene encoding E3 ubiquitin-protein ligase znrf2-like; amino-acid sequence: MGVRQSSPMAESRTRAYSSPVPSSGGSTTPVFRYTAGPGGPQIHYTGWNRPSSYHQINVTHGGRSRTDVFGNSLDQEEPDWERGEHQLMIGSLPLHLSPNLLGGFHCPVCSKFLVSDEMEIHLIMCLTKPRLAYNEDVLEKDSEECAICLDEMEQGDTIARLPCLCIYHKGCIDEWFEVNRSCPEHPSD
- the LOC124042688 gene encoding maturin-like, with the protein product MEFKQLVEVAEKWCSSVPFDLIFAEEDDERRLDFYAEPGISFYVLCPDNMTGGIEHFHVWSESEDCLPFLQVAQDYITSCGKKTLLEVLDKVFTSFRPLLGLPDIDDDETFEQYHAGMEEEPEADHQQMGVSQQ